The following are encoded together in the Peromyscus maniculatus bairdii isolate BWxNUB_F1_BW_parent chromosome 22, HU_Pman_BW_mat_3.1, whole genome shotgun sequence genome:
- the Rad51ap2 gene encoding RAD51-associated protein 2: MSLSRPAWPAGPARPVTSERPPEDPAAASPSSQRPGPEEAAGGGGVSEAGWPLLVVPRLSEVEKAWEWSPRPFAAFLVPKNPPGSSARGRRRCGLGWQDGTFQTPSGWRSGSSGRVACSRAPGRSPGPGLQGREALGVLRGGRAEVSHFPTDTSSMPRVQSVKHEPEELPVRGEETRLKEKNSVRQPGNPLPEVTVSEETKSTLHDIEGRCKVDSVVTPEKKENSVSSSTLKIPKFQNQACLESAKPSSFRDNITIIYPEFPRDLNSIMSFVYLKEIAKKKNDKTEAYVRDFTTICWSQNRPDAKKQKLQDDKKNVCVENCFSEYYESHHQSLTVEGKIDSIDLNYYHHSSIECDVRDSEKNFTVTLEDVNKEGTERTLDSYIPTRQEGFQSWDYNRSVLKRKRGNDWILNNFRIICETMKKLGEILSLAKLLETDLLNKGDYHNAKVRDVHEQHSKTLMVGTVGNSPNFIEVVWFNGEGKNANILQLRYYTIQKYISKNKDNNTLTCHQTPHFILKFIFEDVFNVRQLGTLLSQNTMHSDQMNAMAITQELSLENLLGEIEWKIYDFILKKDVKATESSRSCQAHKAIDIEKEEDSSPPTDRVSLVQLASRVSKNVNVEETKSANQNNGTKTKEDGGILQESELANSKHFHPENDSTLYADHQFESDSSRENNECFQGLTAQCLSTETLPTAEDFEMKSKFDLVLEELRMFHEISKENEIPSTAETNIRKENYFGESNDIKEARMEIEKDLEMVETNKRNASSLPLDLKADPNKHKRHQGLFNWKTIPTHGGQVVPNAYCPRSEEELLHYTSEEDFKKPFPRSPAFSPDEYKMEKYNYLLKGGSHFSHGISRVQPLKTCSRPIRVGLSRRARLKQLHPYLK; this comes from the exons ATGTCTCTCTCGCGCCCCGCGTGGCCTGCGGGGCCTGCCCGGCCTGTCACCTCAGAACGGCCTCCTGAGGACCCCGCTGCGGCGTCCCCCAGCAGCCAGCGGCCCGGTCCGGAGGAGGctgccggcggcggcggcgtctcTGAGGCGGGATGGCCGCTGCTGGTGGTGCCTCGCTTGTCTGAGGTAGAAAAGGCCTGGGAGTGGTCGCCCAGACCCTTCGCGGCGTTCCTCGTTCCAAAGAACCCTCCGGGGAGCTCGGCCAGGGGGAGGCGGCGGTGTGGCCTGGGGTGGCAGGACGGAACGTTCCAGACGCCCAGCGGTTGGCGGTCTGGAAGCTCAGGAAGAGTAGCTTGTTCGAGGGCTCCAGGAAGGTCTCCTGGACCAGGGCTGCAGGGCAGGGAGGCTCTGGGGGTGCTCCGTGGTGGCCGAGCCGAAGTGAGTCACTTTCCGACCGACACCTCCTCCATGCCCCGGGTCCAAAGTGTCAAACACGAGCCCGAAGAACTCCCTGTCCGAGGGGAGGAAACTCGtctgaaagaaaagaattctgtGAGACAGCCAGGAAACCCACTTCCAGAGGTTACAGTTTCTGAGGAAACTAAGTCAACATTACATGACATTGAGGGCAGATGTAAAGTGGACAGTGTCGTAAccccagagaaaaaagaaaacagcgtTTCATCATCTACACTAAAAATACCAAAATTTCAAAATCAGGCCTGCTTGGAAAGCGCCAAACCCAGCTCTTTTAGAGATAACATCACAATAATTTACCCCGAGTTTCCAAGGGATTTAAATAGCATCATGTCCTTTGTCTATTTAAAGgaaatagcaaagaaaaagaatgacaaaACTGAGGCATATGTTAGGGATTTCACAACCATTTGCTGGTCCCAAAATAGACCCGATGCTAAGAAACAAAAGTTACaggatgataaaaaaaatgtatgtgtggaAAACTGTTTTTCTGAGTATTATGAAAGTCACCACCAGTCACTCACTGTTGAAGGGAAAATAGACTCGATCGATTTAAACTACTATCACCACAGTAGTATTGAGTGTGATGTAAGAGACTCTGAAAAGAATTTCACTGTAACATTAGAAGATGTGAATAAGGAGGGAACAGAAAGGACTCTAGACTCTTACATACCTACCAGACAAGAAGGATTTCAAAGCTGGGACTATAACAGATCTGTtttgaaaaggaagagaggaaatgattGGATATTGAACAATTTTAGGATTATCTGTGAAACTATGAAAAAACTTGGAGAAATTTTGAGTTTGGCAAAGTTGCTAGAGACTGACCTTTTAAACAAGGGAGATTATCACAATGCAAAAGTCAGGGATGTACATGAACAACACTCAAAGACGCTGATGGTAGGAACTGTGGGTAATTCCCCCAATTTTATAGAGGTTGTTTGGTTTAATGGTGAAGGCAAAAATGCCAATATACTACAGCTGAGGTACTATACTATACAAAAAtacatttccaaaaataaagacaataataCTTTAACCTGCCATCAGACCCCTCACTTCATTTTAAAGTTCATATTTGAAGATGTCTTTAATGTTAGGCAACTGGGCACATTGTTAAGCCAAAATACAATGCACAGTGACCAGATGAATGCTATGGCGATAACTCAGGAGCTCAGCTTGGAGAACTTGTTAGGTGAAATAGAATGgaaaatatatgattttattcTGAAGAAGGATGTAAAGGCCACAGAAAGTTCAAGGAGTTGCCAAGCTCATAAAGCTATCGAcatagagaaggaagaggataGCTCTCCTCCAACTGACAGAGTGTCTTTAGTGCAGTTAGCTTCACGAGTGAGTAAGAATGTAAATGTGGAAGAAACTAAATCTGCTAATCAAAATAATGGAACTAAAACAAAAGAGGATGGAGGTATTTTGCAAGAAAGCGAGTTAGCTAATTCAAAGCATTTTCATCCAGAGAATGACTCTACATTATATGCTGATCATCAGTTTGAAAGTGATTCAAGTAGAGAGAACAATGAATGTTTTCAGGGCTTAACTGCTCAATGTTTATCAACAGAAACTCTGCCAACAGCAGAAGATTTCGAGATGAAGAGTAAATTTGATTTAGTACTTGAAGAGCTTCGTATGTTTCATGAAATtagtaaggaaaatgaaattccAAGTACAGCGGAAACAAACATTAGGAAAGAAAATTACTTTGGAGAAAGTAATGATATTAAGGAGGCAAGAATGGAGATAGAAAAAGATTTGGAAATGGTTGAAACCAATAAAAGAAATGCATCTTCTTTGCCACTCGATTTGAAAGCAGACCCTAACAAACATAAAAGGCACCAAGGTTTGTTTAATTGGAAAACAATACCTACTCATGGAGGACAGGTAGTTCCCAATGCGTATTGTCCAAGATCAGAGGAAGAACTCCTCCATTATACTTCTGAGGAAG attttaagaAACCCTTCCCTAGAAGTCCTGCTTTTTCTCCTGAtgaatataaaatggaaaagtaCAATTATTTATTGAAGGGAG GCAGTCATTTCTCACATGGCATTTCCAGAGTGCAGCCTCTTAAGACGTGCAGCCGCCCAATTAGAGTCGGCTTGTCCAGAAGAGCTAGGCTGAAACAACTCCATCCTTATCTGAAATGA